The Hevea brasiliensis isolate MT/VB/25A 57/8 chromosome 1, ASM3005281v1, whole genome shotgun sequence genome has a window encoding:
- the LOC110663864 gene encoding probable galacturonosyltransferase 3 isoform X2 translates to MESPTFPCWTLASLLPISLVLFHVVLIGAESSVNPPVQREVRAHQPLFDCEGCDNEKDQDIFSGAGLGNPLDEKDIDIIAAYSGTSGSIQIRRVKMKDLSASWVLQNPVAKGHDQPKASLTSKDSFQSVTKHQDDVEHSGNHHPPNLATTPVKLRRRVMRKRRRDLRTALLIQQDKEADNQTRAAAIKQSESMDTTVKGKYSIWRRDYENPNSDSMLKLMRDQIIMAKAYANIAKSDNETGLYDSLMEHSRESQHAIGEATSDAELQPSALVRAKAMGHVLSIAKDRLYECPTMLRKLRAMLQSNEENVNALKKKSAFLIQLAAKTIPKPLHCLPLRLAADYFLHGHQNREYPNKEKLEDPSLYHYAIFSDNVLATSVVVNSTVLHALDPEKHVFHIVTDKLNFAAMKMWFLINPPAKVTVHVQNIDDFKWLNASYCSVLRQLESARIKEYYFKANHPSSLTAGSDNLKYRNPKYLSMLNHLRFYLPEVYAKLDKILFLDDDIVVQKDLTPLWSVDLKGMVNGAVETCKESFHRFDKYLNFSNPKIYENFSPSACGWAFGMNMFDLKEWRRQNITGIYHHWQDLNEDRTLWKLGTLPPGLITFYNLTFPLDRTWHVLGLGYDPALNQTEIENAAVVHYNGNYKPWLDLAISKYKPFWSRYVKFDNPYLQLCNISE, encoded by the exons ATGGAATCTCCTACTTTTCCATGCTGGACCCTGGCTTCTCTGCTACCCATCTCACTG GTTCTGTTTCATGTTGTTCTAATCGGTGCAGAGTCATCAGTCAATCCACCTGT TCAAAGGGAGGTGAGAGCACATCAGCCATTGTTCGATTGTGAAGGATGTGATAACGAAAAG GATCAGGACATTTTTTCTGGTGCTGGACTTGGAAATCCTCTGGATGAAAAG GATATTGACATAATTGCGGCATATAGTGGAACTTCTGGCAGTATTCAGATTAGGAGGGTGAAAATGAAGGACTTGTCTGCTTCCTGGGTTTTGCAAAACCCCGTAGCTAAAGGCCATGATCAGCCAAAGGCTTCCTTG ACATCAAAGGACTCATTTCAATCTGTTACCAAACATCAAGATGATGTCGAGCATTCTGGGAATCACCATCCTCCTAATTTAGCAACAACCCCAGTGAAGCTGCGGCGCCGG GTAATGAGGAAAAGAAGGAGGGATCTCCGAACTGCATTGTTAATTCAGCAAGATAAAGAAGCTGACAACCAGACACGAGCAGCTGCAATAAAACAATCTGAAAGCATGGACACCACGGTCAAGGGAAAGTACAGTATATGGAGAAGAGACTAcgaaaatccaaattctgattctATGTTGAAACTAATGCGGGATCAGATTATTATGGCCAAAGCATATGCAAATATAGCCAAATCTGATAATGAAACCGGCCTTTATGACTCACTTATGGAACACTCTAGAGAAAGTCAACATGCCATTGGAgaagctacatcagatgctgAGCTTCAACCTAG TGCACTTGTTCGAGCAAAAGCTATGGGTCATGTGCTCTCTATAGCAAAGGATAGATTATATGAATGTCCTACTATGTTACGGAAGTTACGAGCTATGCTTCAGTCAAATGAAGAGAATGTAAATGCTCTGAAGAAGAAGAGTGCCTTCTTGATTCAACTGGCTGCAAAAACAATTCCAAAACCATTGCATTGTCTTCCTTTGCGCCTTGCAGCTGACTATTTCTTGCATGGTCATCAAAATAGAGAGTATCCAAACAAAGAAAAGCTTGAGGATCCTTCTCTGTATCACTATGCTATCTTTTCAGATAATGTACTAGCAACATCTGTAGTGGTTAATTCTACTGTGCTCCATGCATTAGATCCTGAAAAACATGTTTTCCATATAGTCACAGATAAACTGAACTTCGCTGCAATGAAAATGTGGTTTCTTATCAACCCCCCTGCAAAAGTAACCGTCCATGTTCAGAATATTGATGATTTTAAGTGGTTGAATGCCTCATATTGTTCTGTTCTACGTCAGCTTGAATCTGCCAGGATTAAGGAATACTACTTTAAGGCAAATCATCCTTCCTCCCTCACTGCTGGATCTGATAATCTCAAATATAGGAATCCAAAATATTTGTCTATGCTGAATCATCTTAGGTTCTACCTTCCTGAAGTTTACGCAAAGCTAGATAAGATCCTTTTTTTGGATGATGATATTGTAGTTCAGAAGGATTTGACGCCACTTTGGTCTGTTGATCTGAAGGGGATGGTAAATGGTGCAGTGGAGACTTGTAAGGAGAGCTTTCATAGGTTTGATAAGTATCTCAATTTTTCTAATCCAAAGATCTATGAGAATTTCAGCCCAAGTGCTTGTGGCTGGGCATTTGGAATGAATATGTTTGACTTGAAGGAGTGGAGAAGGCAAAATATCACTGGAATATATCATCATTGGCAAGATCTG AATGAGGATAGAACTCTATGGAAATTGGGCACATTGCCACCAGGATTGATCACTTTCTATAATCTAACCTTTCCACTGGATCGTACCTGGCATGTCCTGGGACTTGGTTATGATCCAGCCCTTAACCAAACGGAGATTGAGAATGCAGCTGTAGTTCATTACAATGGAAATTACAAGCCTTGGTTGGATTTGGCTATCTCCAAATACAAGCCTTTCTGGTCTAGATATGTAAAGTTTGATAACCCTTATCTCCAACTTTGCAACATTAGCGAATGA
- the LOC110663864 gene encoding probable galacturonosyltransferase 3 isoform X1 yields MESPTFPCWTLASLLPISLVLFHVVLIGAESSVNPPVQREVRAHQPLFDCEGCDNEKDQDIFSGAGLGNPLDEKDIDIIAAYSGTSGSIQIRRVKMKDLSASWVLQNPVAKGHDQPKASLEVFLGTSFSQTSKDSFQSVTKHQDDVEHSGNHHPPNLATTPVKLRRRVMRKRRRDLRTALLIQQDKEADNQTRAAAIKQSESMDTTVKGKYSIWRRDYENPNSDSMLKLMRDQIIMAKAYANIAKSDNETGLYDSLMEHSRESQHAIGEATSDAELQPSALVRAKAMGHVLSIAKDRLYECPTMLRKLRAMLQSNEENVNALKKKSAFLIQLAAKTIPKPLHCLPLRLAADYFLHGHQNREYPNKEKLEDPSLYHYAIFSDNVLATSVVVNSTVLHALDPEKHVFHIVTDKLNFAAMKMWFLINPPAKVTVHVQNIDDFKWLNASYCSVLRQLESARIKEYYFKANHPSSLTAGSDNLKYRNPKYLSMLNHLRFYLPEVYAKLDKILFLDDDIVVQKDLTPLWSVDLKGMVNGAVETCKESFHRFDKYLNFSNPKIYENFSPSACGWAFGMNMFDLKEWRRQNITGIYHHWQDLNEDRTLWKLGTLPPGLITFYNLTFPLDRTWHVLGLGYDPALNQTEIENAAVVHYNGNYKPWLDLAISKYKPFWSRYVKFDNPYLQLCNISE; encoded by the exons ATGGAATCTCCTACTTTTCCATGCTGGACCCTGGCTTCTCTGCTACCCATCTCACTG GTTCTGTTTCATGTTGTTCTAATCGGTGCAGAGTCATCAGTCAATCCACCTGT TCAAAGGGAGGTGAGAGCACATCAGCCATTGTTCGATTGTGAAGGATGTGATAACGAAAAG GATCAGGACATTTTTTCTGGTGCTGGACTTGGAAATCCTCTGGATGAAAAG GATATTGACATAATTGCGGCATATAGTGGAACTTCTGGCAGTATTCAGATTAGGAGGGTGAAAATGAAGGACTTGTCTGCTTCCTGGGTTTTGCAAAACCCCGTAGCTAAAGGCCATGATCAGCCAAAGGCTTCCTTG GAAGTTTTCCTTGGCACTTCCTTCTCACAGACATCAAAGGACTCATTTCAATCTGTTACCAAACATCAAGATGATGTCGAGCATTCTGGGAATCACCATCCTCCTAATTTAGCAACAACCCCAGTGAAGCTGCGGCGCCGG GTAATGAGGAAAAGAAGGAGGGATCTCCGAACTGCATTGTTAATTCAGCAAGATAAAGAAGCTGACAACCAGACACGAGCAGCTGCAATAAAACAATCTGAAAGCATGGACACCACGGTCAAGGGAAAGTACAGTATATGGAGAAGAGACTAcgaaaatccaaattctgattctATGTTGAAACTAATGCGGGATCAGATTATTATGGCCAAAGCATATGCAAATATAGCCAAATCTGATAATGAAACCGGCCTTTATGACTCACTTATGGAACACTCTAGAGAAAGTCAACATGCCATTGGAgaagctacatcagatgctgAGCTTCAACCTAG TGCACTTGTTCGAGCAAAAGCTATGGGTCATGTGCTCTCTATAGCAAAGGATAGATTATATGAATGTCCTACTATGTTACGGAAGTTACGAGCTATGCTTCAGTCAAATGAAGAGAATGTAAATGCTCTGAAGAAGAAGAGTGCCTTCTTGATTCAACTGGCTGCAAAAACAATTCCAAAACCATTGCATTGTCTTCCTTTGCGCCTTGCAGCTGACTATTTCTTGCATGGTCATCAAAATAGAGAGTATCCAAACAAAGAAAAGCTTGAGGATCCTTCTCTGTATCACTATGCTATCTTTTCAGATAATGTACTAGCAACATCTGTAGTGGTTAATTCTACTGTGCTCCATGCATTAGATCCTGAAAAACATGTTTTCCATATAGTCACAGATAAACTGAACTTCGCTGCAATGAAAATGTGGTTTCTTATCAACCCCCCTGCAAAAGTAACCGTCCATGTTCAGAATATTGATGATTTTAAGTGGTTGAATGCCTCATATTGTTCTGTTCTACGTCAGCTTGAATCTGCCAGGATTAAGGAATACTACTTTAAGGCAAATCATCCTTCCTCCCTCACTGCTGGATCTGATAATCTCAAATATAGGAATCCAAAATATTTGTCTATGCTGAATCATCTTAGGTTCTACCTTCCTGAAGTTTACGCAAAGCTAGATAAGATCCTTTTTTTGGATGATGATATTGTAGTTCAGAAGGATTTGACGCCACTTTGGTCTGTTGATCTGAAGGGGATGGTAAATGGTGCAGTGGAGACTTGTAAGGAGAGCTTTCATAGGTTTGATAAGTATCTCAATTTTTCTAATCCAAAGATCTATGAGAATTTCAGCCCAAGTGCTTGTGGCTGGGCATTTGGAATGAATATGTTTGACTTGAAGGAGTGGAGAAGGCAAAATATCACTGGAATATATCATCATTGGCAAGATCTG AATGAGGATAGAACTCTATGGAAATTGGGCACATTGCCACCAGGATTGATCACTTTCTATAATCTAACCTTTCCACTGGATCGTACCTGGCATGTCCTGGGACTTGGTTATGATCCAGCCCTTAACCAAACGGAGATTGAGAATGCAGCTGTAGTTCATTACAATGGAAATTACAAGCCTTGGTTGGATTTGGCTATCTCCAAATACAAGCCTTTCTGGTCTAGATATGTAAAGTTTGATAACCCTTATCTCCAACTTTGCAACATTAGCGAATGA
- the LOC110663864 gene encoding probable galacturonosyltransferase 3 isoform X3, with the protein MKDLSASWVLQNPVAKGHDQPKASLEVFLGTSFSQTSKDSFQSVTKHQDDVEHSGNHHPPNLATTPVKLRRRVMRKRRRDLRTALLIQQDKEADNQTRAAAIKQSESMDTTVKGKYSIWRRDYENPNSDSMLKLMRDQIIMAKAYANIAKSDNETGLYDSLMEHSRESQHAIGEATSDAELQPSALVRAKAMGHVLSIAKDRLYECPTMLRKLRAMLQSNEENVNALKKKSAFLIQLAAKTIPKPLHCLPLRLAADYFLHGHQNREYPNKEKLEDPSLYHYAIFSDNVLATSVVVNSTVLHALDPEKHVFHIVTDKLNFAAMKMWFLINPPAKVTVHVQNIDDFKWLNASYCSVLRQLESARIKEYYFKANHPSSLTAGSDNLKYRNPKYLSMLNHLRFYLPEVYAKLDKILFLDDDIVVQKDLTPLWSVDLKGMVNGAVETCKESFHRFDKYLNFSNPKIYENFSPSACGWAFGMNMFDLKEWRRQNITGIYHHWQDLNEDRTLWKLGTLPPGLITFYNLTFPLDRTWHVLGLGYDPALNQTEIENAAVVHYNGNYKPWLDLAISKYKPFWSRYVKFDNPYLQLCNISE; encoded by the exons ATGAAGGACTTGTCTGCTTCCTGGGTTTTGCAAAACCCCGTAGCTAAAGGCCATGATCAGCCAAAGGCTTCCTTG GAAGTTTTCCTTGGCACTTCCTTCTCACAGACATCAAAGGACTCATTTCAATCTGTTACCAAACATCAAGATGATGTCGAGCATTCTGGGAATCACCATCCTCCTAATTTAGCAACAACCCCAGTGAAGCTGCGGCGCCGG GTAATGAGGAAAAGAAGGAGGGATCTCCGAACTGCATTGTTAATTCAGCAAGATAAAGAAGCTGACAACCAGACACGAGCAGCTGCAATAAAACAATCTGAAAGCATGGACACCACGGTCAAGGGAAAGTACAGTATATGGAGAAGAGACTAcgaaaatccaaattctgattctATGTTGAAACTAATGCGGGATCAGATTATTATGGCCAAAGCATATGCAAATATAGCCAAATCTGATAATGAAACCGGCCTTTATGACTCACTTATGGAACACTCTAGAGAAAGTCAACATGCCATTGGAgaagctacatcagatgctgAGCTTCAACCTAG TGCACTTGTTCGAGCAAAAGCTATGGGTCATGTGCTCTCTATAGCAAAGGATAGATTATATGAATGTCCTACTATGTTACGGAAGTTACGAGCTATGCTTCAGTCAAATGAAGAGAATGTAAATGCTCTGAAGAAGAAGAGTGCCTTCTTGATTCAACTGGCTGCAAAAACAATTCCAAAACCATTGCATTGTCTTCCTTTGCGCCTTGCAGCTGACTATTTCTTGCATGGTCATCAAAATAGAGAGTATCCAAACAAAGAAAAGCTTGAGGATCCTTCTCTGTATCACTATGCTATCTTTTCAGATAATGTACTAGCAACATCTGTAGTGGTTAATTCTACTGTGCTCCATGCATTAGATCCTGAAAAACATGTTTTCCATATAGTCACAGATAAACTGAACTTCGCTGCAATGAAAATGTGGTTTCTTATCAACCCCCCTGCAAAAGTAACCGTCCATGTTCAGAATATTGATGATTTTAAGTGGTTGAATGCCTCATATTGTTCTGTTCTACGTCAGCTTGAATCTGCCAGGATTAAGGAATACTACTTTAAGGCAAATCATCCTTCCTCCCTCACTGCTGGATCTGATAATCTCAAATATAGGAATCCAAAATATTTGTCTATGCTGAATCATCTTAGGTTCTACCTTCCTGAAGTTTACGCAAAGCTAGATAAGATCCTTTTTTTGGATGATGATATTGTAGTTCAGAAGGATTTGACGCCACTTTGGTCTGTTGATCTGAAGGGGATGGTAAATGGTGCAGTGGAGACTTGTAAGGAGAGCTTTCATAGGTTTGATAAGTATCTCAATTTTTCTAATCCAAAGATCTATGAGAATTTCAGCCCAAGTGCTTGTGGCTGGGCATTTGGAATGAATATGTTTGACTTGAAGGAGTGGAGAAGGCAAAATATCACTGGAATATATCATCATTGGCAAGATCTG AATGAGGATAGAACTCTATGGAAATTGGGCACATTGCCACCAGGATTGATCACTTTCTATAATCTAACCTTTCCACTGGATCGTACCTGGCATGTCCTGGGACTTGGTTATGATCCAGCCCTTAACCAAACGGAGATTGAGAATGCAGCTGTAGTTCATTACAATGGAAATTACAAGCCTTGGTTGGATTTGGCTATCTCCAAATACAAGCCTTTCTGGTCTAGATATGTAAAGTTTGATAACCCTTATCTCCAACTTTGCAACATTAGCGAATGA